A part of Arachis hypogaea cultivar Tifrunner chromosome 12, arahy.Tifrunner.gnm2.J5K5, whole genome shotgun sequence genomic DNA contains:
- the LOC112728588 gene encoding putative disease resistance RPP13-like protein 1 isoform X1, whose protein sequence is MAAELVGGAVLSSILNVVFDRMSSPEVANWIKGKKLTQKLLERLKTTLYAVQAFLIDAEQKQIKERAVKDWLDTLKDAMYVADDLLDEVFTKAATQKDPGTFFSRYLNLQDREIANCMEEIIDKIESIVKQKDTLGLREIPKENMSWRITTSLVERSNIYGREKDKEVIVKLLLDDADTTDGDIPVIPIVGMGGIGKTTLAQLVYHDDEVKKNFDFQAWVCVSEEFDVIKVTKTIIETITSRSCKLTDLNLLQHDLKEKLARRKFFVVLDDSWNEDYDAWNSLLKPFQNGVKGSKILITTRSKKVASVVQTVPPHELSLLSHEDCWLVFSKHARLSTDSMQNTTLGKVGRNIVKKCNGLPLAAQALGSLLRGNSDVKYWNHILKSEIWEFSDDRIKVVPALRISYYYLPSCLKECFVYCSLYPKDHEFDKDELILLWMAENFLQPVGKKSMEEVGDEYFDELVARSFFQPHSTREKIFVMHDLVHDLAMIFGGDFYFRAEEVENTVEVDIKTRHLSHNAKGNYPMSKLLGVCDKVKHTRTFLEVNLDWGIPFNMENAPCILLSQLKYLRVLSFKCFPLDSLPDSIGELIHLRYLDLSKTYVVTLPESLGNLYNLQTLKLNGCSNLKILPAGMQNLVNLRHLDITGTCLHEMPKGMSKLKGLQFLSDYIVGKHEENKIKELGALANLHQSLSITKLENVVNSNEASEARMCDKDGINSLSLWWSVDKDENTVDSQIERDILDKLRPHSNLKELQIRGYRGTTLPDWLGHSSYHNITKVLMGGFLSGGFRNCCMLPSLGELPSLKHLKIKGFERLGIVGAEFYQNHDSCVETPFPMLETLWFESMPCWKEWRSLEFNAFPRLRKLTIWGCPMLTGDLPNHLPSLKYLDIRNCEQLSSCLPRAPAITKLCLLHSNNVRILELPPLLHELLIKGKNLVEAVVPAIKNTQLSCLTSLSISDCSSHILFPLSSIPASVKKLRISSCRNLEFQIEGQHDSLHILEISNSCDSVTSFSLLDSFPNLVCADITDCEKMESVVVSCSLSCLRSLYIYTTVPD, encoded by the coding sequence ATGGCTGCCGAACTTGTGGGTGGAGCTGTTCTGTCTTCTATTCTTAATGTTGTTTTTGACAGGATGTCCTCACCAGAAGTTGCCAACTGGATCAAAGGGAAGAAGCTTACCCAGAAGCTGCTTGAAAGGTTGAAGACTACTCTTTATGCTGTTCAAGCCTTTCTCATTGATGCTGAGCAGAAGCAGATCAAGGAGAGAGCTGTCAAGGACTGGCTCGATACTCTCAAAGATGCTATGTATGTTGCTGATGACTTGTTGGATGAAGTCTTCACCAAAGCTGCCACTCAGAAGGATCCAGGTACCTTCTTCTCTCGTTATCTCAATTTGCAAGATAGGGAGATAGCAAACTGCATGGAGGAAATTATTGATAAGATAGAATCTATTGTGAAACAAAAAGACACTCTTGGTCTTAGAGAGATTCCTAAGGAGAACATGTCATGGAGGATTACAACATCTCTAGTTGAAAGATCCAATATATATGGCAGGGAAAAAGACAAGGAGGTCATAGTGAAATTGTTGTTGGACGACGCTGATACTACTGATGGTGATATACCTGTGATTCCCATTGTGGGCATGGGAGGAATAGGAAAGACTACTTTGGCCCAATTGGTTTACCATGATGACGAAGTGAAGAAGAATTTTGATTTTCAAGCTTGGGTCTGTGTGTCCGAAGAGTTTGATGTTATCAAGGTCACCAAGACTATAATTGAAACAATAACTTCACGATCTTGTAAGTTGACAGATTTGAATTTACTTCAACATGATTTAAAGGAAAAGCTGGCAAGACGAAAATTCTTTGTTGTCTTGGATGATTCATGGAATGAAGATTATGACGCTTGGAATAGCCTTCTAAAACCTTTTCAGAATGGAGTTAAGGGAAGTAAAATTCTCATAACTACTAGAAGTAAAAAGGTGGCTTCTGTAGTGCAAACTGTTCCACCTCATGAACTAAGTTTATTGTCTCATGAAGATTGTTGGTTAGTGTTTTCAAAGCATGCACGTCTTTCCACTGACTCTATGCAGAATACAACTTTAGGAAAGGTTGGCAGAAATATTGTAAAGAAGTGTAATGGATTGCCATTGGCAGCTCAAGCCCTTGGAAGCTTATTGCGTGGGAATTCTGATGTCAAGTACTGGAATCATATATTGAAGAGTGAGATATGGGAATTCTCTGATGACAGGATAAAAGTTGTACCGGCATTAAGAATTAGCTACTATTATCTTCCTTCATGCTTGAAAGAGTGCTTTGTTTATTGTTCCTTGTATCCCAAAGACCATGAATTCGACAAAGATGAATTGATTTTGTTATGGATGGCAGAAAATTTTTTACAACCAGTAGGAAAAAAAAGTATGGAAGAAGTTGGCGATGAATATTTTGATGAATTAGTTGCGAGATCATTTTTCCAGCCTCATAGTACTCGGGAAAAGATATTTGTGATGCATGATCTGGTGCATGATTTGGCAATGATCTTTGGTGGAGACTTCTATTTTAGAGCTGAGGAGGTTGAGAATACTGTTGAAGTTGATATTAAAACTCGTCATTTGTCACATAATGCTAAAGGCAATTACCCAATGTCAAAACTTCTGGGAGTTTGTGACAAAGTAAAACATACAAGGACATTTCTTGAAGTTAATTTGGATTGGGGGATTCCATTCAACATGGAAAACGCACCATGCATTTTACTCTCACAATTGAAGTACTTGAGAGTTTTGTCTTTTAAATGCTTCCCTCTTGACTCACTTCCTGATTCAATAGGTGAGTTGATTCATTTGCGTTACTTGGATCTATCCAAGACCTACGTTGTGACATTGCCTGAGTCACTGGGTAACCTGTACAATTTGCAGACTTTGAAGCTGAATGGATGTTCAAATCTGAAAATTCTTCCAGCTGGAATGCAAAATCTTGTCAATTTGCGTCACCTTGATATTACAGGGACTTGTTTGCATGAGATGCCGAAAGGCATGAGCAAATTGAAAGGTTTGCAGTTTTTAAGCGACTACATTGTTGGGAAGCATGAAGAGAACAAGATCAAAGAACTGGGAGCACTTGCAAATCTACACCAATCACTTTCCATTACCAAATTGGAGAATGTGGTCAACAGCAATGAAGCTTCGGAGGCAAGAATGTGTGATAAGGATGGCATTAACTCTTTGAGCTTGTGGTGGTCAGTAGATAAAGATGAGAACACAGTAGATTCCCAAATTGAAAGAGATATACTTGACAAGTTACGACCTCACAGTAATTTGAAAGAACTACAAATCAGGGGTTACAGGGGTACAACGCTTCCAGATTGGTTGGGGCATTCTTCCTACCACAACATCACCAAGGTACTTATGGGCGGTTTCCTTTCGGGTGGTTTCAGAAATTGTTGTATGCTTCCTTCACTTGGAGAGTTGCCCTCTTTGAAGCACCTAAAAATTAAAGGCTTTGAAAGGCTTGGGATTGTTGGTGCTGAATTTTACCAAAACCATGATTCTTGTGTGGAGACACCATTTCCAATGCTTGAAACACTCTGGTTTGAATCAATGCCTTGCTGGAAGGAGTGGCGTTCATTAGAGTTCAATGCATTTCCCAGACTTAGGAAGCTTACCATATGGGGGTGTCCCATGTTGACAGGAGATTTGCCCAATCATCTACCATCTTTGAAATATCTTGATATTCGGAATTGCGAGCAGCTGAGTTCTTGCCTTCCAAGAGCTCCTGCTATTACCAAATTGTGTCTACTTCATAGCAATAATGTGAGAATTCTAGAGCTACCTCCTTTATTGCATGAACTATTAATCAAAGGAAAGAATCTAGTGGAGGCCGTCGTGCCGGCCATAAAGAACACCCAACTAAGTTGCCTCACATCTTTATCCATCTCAGATTGTTCCTCCCATATATTGTTTCCATTGAGTAGTATTCCTGCATCAGTGAAAAAGTTGAGGATATCAAGTTGTAGAAACTTAGAATTCCAAATTGAAGGCCAACACGACTCGCTGCATATACTTGAAATAAGTAACAGCTGTGATTCGGTTACATCCTTCTCGTTGTTGGATTCCTTTCCTAATCTCGTGTGTGCTGACATTACGGACTGTGAAAAGATGGAGTCTGTTGTGGTGTCATGCTCTCTTTCATGTCTccgttcattatatatatatacaactgtGCCAGATTGA
- the LOC112728588 gene encoding putative disease resistance RPP13-like protein 1 isoform X2, whose product MGGIGKTTLAQLVYHDDEVKKNFDFQAWVCVSEEFDVIKVTKTIIETITSRSCKLTDLNLLQHDLKEKLARRKFFVVLDDSWNEDYDAWNSLLKPFQNGVKGSKILITTRSKKVASVVQTVPPHELSLLSHEDCWLVFSKHARLSTDSMQNTTLGKVGRNIVKKCNGLPLAAQALGSLLRGNSDVKYWNHILKSEIWEFSDDRIKVVPALRISYYYLPSCLKECFVYCSLYPKDHEFDKDELILLWMAENFLQPVGKKSMEEVGDEYFDELVARSFFQPHSTREKIFVMHDLVHDLAMIFGGDFYFRAEEVENTVEVDIKTRHLSHNAKGNYPMSKLLGVCDKVKHTRTFLEVNLDWGIPFNMENAPCILLSQLKYLRVLSFKCFPLDSLPDSIGELIHLRYLDLSKTYVVTLPESLGNLYNLQTLKLNGCSNLKILPAGMQNLVNLRHLDITGTCLHEMPKGMSKLKGLQFLSDYIVGKHEENKIKELGALANLHQSLSITKLENVVNSNEASEARMCDKDGINSLSLWWSVDKDENTVDSQIERDILDKLRPHSNLKELQIRGYRGTTLPDWLGHSSYHNITKVLMGGFLSGGFRNCCMLPSLGELPSLKHLKIKGFERLGIVGAEFYQNHDSCVETPFPMLETLWFESMPCWKEWRSLEFNAFPRLRKLTIWGCPMLTGDLPNHLPSLKYLDIRNCEQLSSCLPRAPAITKLCLLHSNNVRILELPPLLHELLIKGKNLVEAVVPAIKNTQLSCLTSLSISDCSSHILFPLSSIPASVKKLRISSCRNLEFQIEGQHDSLHILEISNSCDSVTSFSLLDSFPNLVCADITDCEKMESVVVSCSLSCLRSLYIYTTVPD is encoded by the coding sequence ATGGGAGGAATAGGAAAGACTACTTTGGCCCAATTGGTTTACCATGATGACGAAGTGAAGAAGAATTTTGATTTTCAAGCTTGGGTCTGTGTGTCCGAAGAGTTTGATGTTATCAAGGTCACCAAGACTATAATTGAAACAATAACTTCACGATCTTGTAAGTTGACAGATTTGAATTTACTTCAACATGATTTAAAGGAAAAGCTGGCAAGACGAAAATTCTTTGTTGTCTTGGATGATTCATGGAATGAAGATTATGACGCTTGGAATAGCCTTCTAAAACCTTTTCAGAATGGAGTTAAGGGAAGTAAAATTCTCATAACTACTAGAAGTAAAAAGGTGGCTTCTGTAGTGCAAACTGTTCCACCTCATGAACTAAGTTTATTGTCTCATGAAGATTGTTGGTTAGTGTTTTCAAAGCATGCACGTCTTTCCACTGACTCTATGCAGAATACAACTTTAGGAAAGGTTGGCAGAAATATTGTAAAGAAGTGTAATGGATTGCCATTGGCAGCTCAAGCCCTTGGAAGCTTATTGCGTGGGAATTCTGATGTCAAGTACTGGAATCATATATTGAAGAGTGAGATATGGGAATTCTCTGATGACAGGATAAAAGTTGTACCGGCATTAAGAATTAGCTACTATTATCTTCCTTCATGCTTGAAAGAGTGCTTTGTTTATTGTTCCTTGTATCCCAAAGACCATGAATTCGACAAAGATGAATTGATTTTGTTATGGATGGCAGAAAATTTTTTACAACCAGTAGGAAAAAAAAGTATGGAAGAAGTTGGCGATGAATATTTTGATGAATTAGTTGCGAGATCATTTTTCCAGCCTCATAGTACTCGGGAAAAGATATTTGTGATGCATGATCTGGTGCATGATTTGGCAATGATCTTTGGTGGAGACTTCTATTTTAGAGCTGAGGAGGTTGAGAATACTGTTGAAGTTGATATTAAAACTCGTCATTTGTCACATAATGCTAAAGGCAATTACCCAATGTCAAAACTTCTGGGAGTTTGTGACAAAGTAAAACATACAAGGACATTTCTTGAAGTTAATTTGGATTGGGGGATTCCATTCAACATGGAAAACGCACCATGCATTTTACTCTCACAATTGAAGTACTTGAGAGTTTTGTCTTTTAAATGCTTCCCTCTTGACTCACTTCCTGATTCAATAGGTGAGTTGATTCATTTGCGTTACTTGGATCTATCCAAGACCTACGTTGTGACATTGCCTGAGTCACTGGGTAACCTGTACAATTTGCAGACTTTGAAGCTGAATGGATGTTCAAATCTGAAAATTCTTCCAGCTGGAATGCAAAATCTTGTCAATTTGCGTCACCTTGATATTACAGGGACTTGTTTGCATGAGATGCCGAAAGGCATGAGCAAATTGAAAGGTTTGCAGTTTTTAAGCGACTACATTGTTGGGAAGCATGAAGAGAACAAGATCAAAGAACTGGGAGCACTTGCAAATCTACACCAATCACTTTCCATTACCAAATTGGAGAATGTGGTCAACAGCAATGAAGCTTCGGAGGCAAGAATGTGTGATAAGGATGGCATTAACTCTTTGAGCTTGTGGTGGTCAGTAGATAAAGATGAGAACACAGTAGATTCCCAAATTGAAAGAGATATACTTGACAAGTTACGACCTCACAGTAATTTGAAAGAACTACAAATCAGGGGTTACAGGGGTACAACGCTTCCAGATTGGTTGGGGCATTCTTCCTACCACAACATCACCAAGGTACTTATGGGCGGTTTCCTTTCGGGTGGTTTCAGAAATTGTTGTATGCTTCCTTCACTTGGAGAGTTGCCCTCTTTGAAGCACCTAAAAATTAAAGGCTTTGAAAGGCTTGGGATTGTTGGTGCTGAATTTTACCAAAACCATGATTCTTGTGTGGAGACACCATTTCCAATGCTTGAAACACTCTGGTTTGAATCAATGCCTTGCTGGAAGGAGTGGCGTTCATTAGAGTTCAATGCATTTCCCAGACTTAGGAAGCTTACCATATGGGGGTGTCCCATGTTGACAGGAGATTTGCCCAATCATCTACCATCTTTGAAATATCTTGATATTCGGAATTGCGAGCAGCTGAGTTCTTGCCTTCCAAGAGCTCCTGCTATTACCAAATTGTGTCTACTTCATAGCAATAATGTGAGAATTCTAGAGCTACCTCCTTTATTGCATGAACTATTAATCAAAGGAAAGAATCTAGTGGAGGCCGTCGTGCCGGCCATAAAGAACACCCAACTAAGTTGCCTCACATCTTTATCCATCTCAGATTGTTCCTCCCATATATTGTTTCCATTGAGTAGTATTCCTGCATCAGTGAAAAAGTTGAGGATATCAAGTTGTAGAAACTTAGAATTCCAAATTGAAGGCCAACACGACTCGCTGCATATACTTGAAATAAGTAACAGCTGTGATTCGGTTACATCCTTCTCGTTGTTGGATTCCTTTCCTAATCTCGTGTGTGCTGACATTACGGACTGTGAAAAGATGGAGTCTGTTGTGGTGTCATGCTCTCTTTCATGTCTccgttcattatatatatatacaactgtGCCAGATTGA
- the LOC112728593 gene encoding small ribosomal subunit protein uS7: MADVVQEVGVVPDPTQIDVKLFNRWSFDDVQVTDISLADYIGVVPSKHATYVPHTAGRYSVKRFRKAQCPIVERLTNSLMMHGRNNGKKLMAVRIIKHAMEIIHLLTDQNPIQVIVDAVINSGPREDATRIGSAGVVRRQAVDISPLRRVNQAIYLLTTGAREAAFRNIKTIAECLADELINAAKGSSNSYAIKKKDEIERVAKANR, translated from the exons ATGGCTGACGTAGTCCAAGAGGTTGGCGTtgttccagatcctactcagatcGATGTCAAGCTTTTCAACCGCTGGAGCTTCGATGACGTTCAG GTTACTGATATTTCTCTGGCTGATTATATTGGAGTGGTCCCATCCAAGCATGCAACCTATGTTCCTCACACTGCTGGTAGGTACTCAGTCAAGAGGTTCAGGAAAGCCCAGTGCCCAATTGTTGAGAGGCTTACCAACTCTCTCATGATGCACGGGAGGAACAACGGAAAGAAACTAATGGCTGTGAGGATTATCAAGCATGCTATGGAAATTATTCATTTGCTCACTGACCAGAATCCAATTCAGGTTATCGTTGATGCAGTTATCAACAG TGGTCCCCGTGAGGATGCAACTCGAATTGGTTCTGCTGGAGTTGTGAGGCGACAGGCTGTGGACATTTCACCGCTTCGTCGTGTTAATCAGGCCATCTATCTTCTAACAACAGGCGCTCGGGAAGCTGCTTTTAGAAATATCAAGACAATTGCTGAATGTTTGGCAGATGAGCTCATTAACGCAGCAAAAGGTTCATCCAACAG CTATGCTATCAAGAAAAAGGATGAAATCGAGAGAGTTGCTAAGGCAAATCGTTAA
- the LOC112728592 gene encoding pentatricopeptide repeat-containing protein At2g20710, mitochondrial, whose translation MVLLTRLRSALRLLPRSSATYATSAASTSNLSPAKRNQSANVYVPPDLYRRIFIVTDPTLPVVTILEQWIQDGRTLSYDKLLFVIKQLRSRKRYKNALEVSFWMSEKGYSEPSSADFSLKLDLIAKVKGIEEAESYFDSIPNYLRTTDCYSTLLNCYAQVKDVDKAKRIMLQMRHLGFARSTLARNSLLNLYYQTQNYDKVENLLLEMKEEGIKFDRFTFSTLINTYAAKSNIEGIDKLLAQLEDDPSYSGSVDWGVYAVAANCYRKLGFHDKAFNALKKSEECVDYTIWKKAFPHLITQYATIGKKEEVMRLWNIYKMDGKLLKTDYSAVISSFLKLDDIELAKIIFEEWESRNQYFRNFFMPNKMIAAYSRKGKMEEAEAIVNRTISKGGKPNEWTWSGLLLGYISHRNFPMAVRCMKEAVSICEVGRKWRPLPESLAAIFQYLKFNGDMEEAEDLIRLLSSKNVISLDVHNKLMSWIKDVESDVPAIDVLGGYSHKQTGEISEPEEDRNNPDFCLSHQ comes from the exons ATGGTACTACTCACCCGTCTGAGATCCGCTTTAcgtcttcttcctcgttcttccGCGACCTACGCAACCTCTGCCGCTTCTACCTCCAACCTCTCACCGGCGAAGAGGAATCAAAGCGCCAACGTTTATGTCCCGCCGGATTTGTACCGTCGGATCTTCATTGTTACCGATCCAACTCTCCCGGTTGTTACGATTCTCGAGCAGTGGATTCAGGATGGCCGAACTCTTAGCTACGATAAACTGCTATTCGTTATCAAGCAACTTAGGTCACGCAAAAGATATAAAAACGCCCTCGAG GTATCATTTTGGATGTCTGAGAAAGGATACTCTGAACCTAGTTCTGCAGATTTTAGTTTAAAACTCGACTTGATTGCGAAGGTTAAGGGAATAGAAGAAGCTGAATCCTATTTTGATAGCATTCCGAACTACTTAAGAACTACAGATTGTTACAGCACTCTTCTTAATTGCTATGCTCAAGTTAAAGATGTGGATAAAGCTAAAAGGATCATGCTGCAGATGAGACATTTGGGTTTCGCAAGGTCTACTTTAGCAAGAAATTCTTTGCTTAACCTCTACTATCAAACACAAAACTATGACAAAGTGGAAAATTTGTTGCTTGAAATGAAAGAAGAGGGTATTAAATTCGATAGATTTACATTTTCCACCTTGATTAATACATATGCAGCCAAATCTAATATAGAGGGAATAGACAAACTTCTTGCACAGTTAGAAGATGATCCATCGTATTCCGGAAGTGTAGATTGGGGTGTTTATGCTGTGGCTGCCAATTGTTATCGCAAACTCGGGTTTCATGATAAAGCTTTTAACGCTTTAAAGAAATCAGAGGAGTGCGTGGATTACACAATATGGAAAAAGGCCTTTCCTCATCTTATAACTCAATATGCAACAATAGGGAAGAAAGAAGAGGTGATGAGGTTGTGGAATATTTACAAGATGGATGGGAAGCTACTCAAAACAGACTATTCAGCTGTAATAAGTTCATTTCTTAAGTTGGATGACATTGAACTTGCTAAGATTATCTTTGAGGAGTGGGAATCTAGAAACCAGTatttcagaaatttctttatGCCGAACAAGATGATAGCAGCTTACAGCAGAAAGGGCAAAATGGAGGAAGCTGAAGCCATTGTTAATAGGACAATCTCGAAGGGAGGAAAGCCAAATGAATGGACTTGGTCAGGGCTCTTGCTTGGATATATTTCACATAGAAATTTTCCGATGGCTGTTCGATGTATGAAAGAGGCAGTTTCTATCTGTGAAGTGGGGCGTAAGTGGAGGCCATTACCGGAATCCTTAGCTGCCATTTTTCAGTACTTGAAATTTAATGGAGATATGGAGGAGGCAGAGGATTTGATAAGGTTACTCAGTAGCAAGAATGTTATCTCCCTTGATGTTCATAACAAGCTGATGAGTTGGATTAAGGATGTGGAATCAGATGTGCCTGCAATTGATGTGCTGGGAGGCTATTCACATAAACAAACAGGTGAAATTTCAGAGCCAGAGGAAGATAGGAACAACCCTGACTTCTGCCTTAGCCATCAATAG